From one Aeropyrum camini SY1 = JCM 12091 genomic stretch:
- a CDS encoding RsmB/NOP family class I SAM-dependent RNA methyltransferase codes for MLRYGAREIRALLEALEAAEKRKPAQVSKREIFARHGLIGSKYDRVFTAIMYKMFRMQGVLDRTVAHALGLPLEELRGFDPMLRQALRLAAYLAQFDETGDRSLVSALLRHGLPILASRYGWRRARLVHKVVERLLDDPWKPSTLEEEFMAKYMVPTDIVQMARRLITGDEELERLLNAINRPSVNSVRVNTLKASFEEVYKTIRSSGLYAWPSERVEGVIRYKGPFNDTLAKLLAEGKIVPQDESSAAAAPLLSPMPGELILDMCAAPGGKTTHLAELSRLQARIVGFDIYWDRLRRMKALVEATGTEPSIAVVKADAANAARIVGRESVDKVLLDPPCSTTGGLHKNVDARWRLNRERVMELQRLQKTLLDAAVEVVKPGGLILYTVCSILAEEGEDVILHALKKWGNLELVPLHGPYEESPILPGTMRAWPHKHGVTGFFYALLRKKA; via the coding sequence GTGCTCAGATACGGGGCAAGGGAGATCAGGGCTCTGCTGGAGGCGCTTGAGGCGGCCGAAAAGAGGAAGCCTGCCCAGGTTAGTAAGAGAGAGATCTTCGCCCGCCACGGCCTTATCGGCTCCAAGTATGACAGGGTTTTCACCGCGATCATGTACAAGATGTTTAGGATGCAGGGGGTTCTCGATAGAACCGTGGCCCATGCTTTGGGATTACCACTTGAAGAGCTACGTGGCTTCGACCCGATGCTAAGACAGGCCCTTAGGCTGGCTGCATATCTTGCCCAGTTCGACGAGACGGGGGACAGGAGTCTTGTCTCAGCTCTCCTCCGCCACGGCCTCCCAATCCTGGCTTCCCGCTACGGGTGGAGAAGGGCTAGACTTGTGCACAAGGTTGTCGAGAGGCTCCTCGACGATCCCTGGAAGCCCTCGACACTGGAGGAAGAGTTCATGGCGAAATATATGGTGCCTACTGACATCGTGCAGATGGCCAGGAGGCTTATTACAGGTGATGAAGAGCTTGAAAGGCTGCTGAACGCGATAAACAGACCGTCAGTAAACAGCGTGAGGGTGAACACGCTAAAAGCGAGCTTTGAAGAAGTCTATAAGACTATAAGATCTAGCGGCCTCTACGCATGGCCTTCAGAGAGAGTAGAGGGTGTAATAAGATACAAGGGACCATTCAACGATACCCTAGCAAAGCTGCTGGCCGAGGGGAAGATAGTGCCGCAGGACGAGTCAAGTGCAGCTGCGGCGCCTCTCCTCAGCCCGATGCCGGGGGAGCTAATTCTCGATATGTGTGCCGCCCCAGGCGGTAAAACCACTCACCTCGCCGAACTCTCCAGGCTCCAAGCTAGGATAGTGGGGTTCGACATATACTGGGATAGGCTCAGGAGGATGAAGGCTCTCGTAGAGGCCACAGGCACGGAGCCATCTATAGCAGTGGTGAAGGCGGACGCCGCCAATGCCGCCAGAATAGTGGGTAGAGAGAGCGTGGACAAGGTTCTCCTGGACCCGCCTTGCAGCACCACCGGCGGCCTTCACAAGAATGTGGACGCCCGGTGGAGGCTCAACAGAGAGAGAGTAATGGAGCTTCAGAGGCTTCAAAAGACCCTGTTGGATGCCGCCGTAGAGGTTGTGAAGCCCGGCGGCCTGATACTGTATACGGTGTGCAGCATACTTGCGGAGGAGGGTGAGGATGTTATACTTCACGCCCTAAAAAAGTGGGGTAACCTGGAGTTGGTGCCACTACACGGGCCGTACGAAGAGTCGCCAATACTGCCGGGGACGATGAGGGCCTGGCCCCATAAGCACGGTGTTACAGGCTTTTTCTACGCCCTCCTCAGGAAGAAGGCTTAG
- a CDS encoding MFS transporter: MPSLYLLQTTSPLHGYSENSEPEEGWGGLNRAALAVAAYNVFRGFAVGGYMALFPMYMRSLGYSMESIGGVIAVSSLFSALVLPALGVYIDRMGPRIWVIITGILQFAGIAILIMEPGLSGLTASYLLFLLSFMAGQPSRMSFLARSIDVNSLGYIVGVTSSVFSASRLVGPAAGGYISGALGFRGAFEVLAASSLMGLLLFTLLSTRVNLREVSRPGSVLEAYLSLIKPDAGFGRFLVFIGVDRLSWSLWFQMLTAHLYNHGFSEFQAGLAVTVSGVVQTATLPLAGRLVDRLGAVLGLVVSEAVGALTALLLTDPTPIRVYIAMVSMGVSIASWVPSYNKMVAMLRGEGGTGYTQVNTVRSISGAPGPYIGGLLYDALSPMAPFAVSASLLILLALLGRRLVLKEVREVERLPGHLLTEPVKSYG; the protein is encoded by the coding sequence ATGCCCTCTCTATATCTACTCCAGACTACAAGCCCTCTCCACGGCTACAGCGAGAACAGCGAGCCGGAAGAGGGGTGGGGAGGGTTAAACAGGGCTGCACTAGCTGTAGCGGCGTACAACGTGTTCAGGGGGTTTGCGGTCGGCGGCTATATGGCCCTGTTCCCTATGTACATGCGGAGCCTCGGCTACAGCATGGAGAGTATAGGTGGAGTGATCGCCGTTTCAAGCCTGTTCTCCGCACTGGTCTTGCCAGCGCTCGGGGTCTATATAGACAGGATGGGGCCGCGAATATGGGTTATCATAACGGGTATACTCCAGTTCGCTGGAATCGCCATCCTCATTATGGAACCCGGTCTAAGCGGCCTCACAGCCAGCTACCTCTTATTCCTCCTATCGTTTATGGCGGGCCAGCCCTCCAGGATGAGCTTCCTCGCCAGAAGCATAGATGTAAACAGCCTAGGCTACATCGTTGGTGTCACGAGCAGCGTTTTCAGCGCTTCACGGCTTGTTGGGCCAGCAGCGGGAGGCTACATCTCAGGGGCTCTTGGGTTCCGGGGCGCGTTCGAGGTCCTCGCCGCCTCAAGTCTAATGGGTCTCCTGCTATTTACACTACTCTCCACTCGCGTGAATCTCCGCGAGGTTAGCAGGCCTGGGAGCGTTCTAGAGGCGTACTTGAGCCTGATCAAACCAGATGCAGGCTTCGGCAGGTTTCTCGTGTTCATAGGTGTCGACAGGCTGTCGTGGAGCCTCTGGTTCCAAATGCTAACAGCCCACCTCTACAACCACGGCTTCTCCGAGTTCCAGGCCGGGCTGGCGGTGACCGTAAGTGGCGTTGTTCAGACGGCTACCCTGCCCCTGGCTGGCAGGCTTGTCGACAGGTTGGGCGCTGTCCTCGGGCTGGTGGTCAGCGAGGCTGTGGGCGCTCTAACAGCCCTCCTGCTCACGGACCCCACGCCCATAAGGGTCTACATAGCGATGGTTTCTATGGGAGTCTCCATAGCCAGCTGGGTCCCCTCGTACAATAAGATGGTGGCAATGCTTAGGGGGGAGGGCGGGACGGGCTATACCCAGGTGAACACGGTTAGAAGTATATCGGGAGCCCCAGGCCCCTATATAGGCGGACTCTTATACGACGCCCTGTCTCCTATGGCACCCTTCGCCGTCTCGGCGTCCCTGCTCATATTGCTGGCACTTCTAGGGAGAAGGCTGGTTTTGAAGGAGGTTAGGGAGGTTGAACGGCTGCCTGGTCATCTACTCACCGAACCTGTGAAGTCCTATGGATAG
- a CDS encoding acyl CoA:acetate/3-ketoacid CoA transferase: MSFEEISYLGLGKTVTAEEALANIKDGSVVAISGFNMAMTPEYLVEELYRLYLKTGHPRDLFIISDTFPGVPGRGIDRIAEDMYRRGEEGFISGMLLPFYGWSRTLQKMIIEEWFEAYTWSIGIMAYWFREVGSGRPGVLSRVGVNTFLDPRLGGCALNEKARKAGRVRGRILEIDGREYILYQAPKPEVGLLRGSTADEKGNVSIEDEGIQGTILNIAQAVKARPRRGFNIVQVLRVARFGNIRAKNVAVPGPLIDYVVVAPREKHWQGASMDMDRRVSGEIITPLSPAFAEPLPLDHRKIIARRVLLEMAKLVAKEGRPIIVNLGVGIPSLVAHVAVEEDVAEYMEITIESGPWGGIPFTGPDFGLAISPYAMLSIPDQFTIYEGGILDAASLGFLQVDREGNVNSSILPDRLPGPGGFSVIAAGSPNLYFAGGFTAGKRDIVAEEGRLVIRREGDIRKFVRSVYKILYNPRSAMEYNDQEVLYITERAVFRLESGGLRLVEVAPGVDLEKDVLRHMEFTPLITGRVEEMDKRIFRERKMEVKKELEKALRV; the protein is encoded by the coding sequence TTGTCGTTTGAAGAAATCTCATACCTGGGGCTAGGGAAAACTGTTACCGCTGAGGAAGCGCTAGCCAACATCAAGGATGGATCCGTCGTTGCCATAAGCGGTTTTAACATGGCTATGACGCCGGAGTACCTCGTCGAGGAGCTTTATAGGCTATACCTGAAAACCGGACACCCAAGGGACCTGTTCATAATTAGCGACACCTTCCCAGGAGTTCCTGGTAGGGGTATAGACAGGATTGCCGAGGACATGTACAGGAGGGGGGAGGAAGGGTTCATCTCGGGGATGCTACTACCCTTCTACGGCTGGAGCAGGACTTTGCAGAAGATGATTATAGAGGAGTGGTTCGAAGCCTACACCTGGAGCATTGGTATAATGGCGTACTGGTTCAGGGAGGTTGGAAGCGGCCGGCCTGGCGTGCTCAGCAGGGTAGGCGTTAACACGTTCCTCGACCCTCGCCTAGGTGGATGCGCGCTCAACGAGAAGGCTAGGAAGGCAGGCAGGGTTAGGGGCAGGATTCTCGAGATAGATGGGAGAGAATATATACTTTACCAGGCTCCCAAGCCGGAGGTCGGCCTCCTACGCGGGTCAACAGCAGATGAGAAGGGCAACGTGAGCATTGAGGACGAGGGGATACAGGGGACCATACTCAACATTGCACAGGCGGTTAAAGCGAGGCCGAGAAGGGGTTTCAACATAGTCCAGGTCCTAAGGGTTGCGAGGTTCGGCAACATACGTGCCAAGAACGTTGCGGTCCCAGGTCCTCTAATAGACTATGTAGTAGTAGCTCCGAGGGAGAAACACTGGCAGGGAGCTTCCATGGATATGGATAGGAGGGTGAGCGGAGAGATAATAACACCCTTATCCCCAGCCTTCGCCGAGCCCCTGCCGCTCGACCACAGGAAGATCATAGCTAGGAGGGTGCTTCTTGAGATGGCCAAGCTTGTGGCGAAGGAGGGCAGACCTATAATAGTCAATCTTGGGGTTGGCATACCCAGCCTTGTAGCCCACGTGGCAGTTGAGGAGGATGTAGCCGAGTACATGGAGATAACCATAGAATCGGGCCCGTGGGGCGGGATACCGTTTACAGGCCCCGACTTTGGACTGGCTATAAGCCCTTACGCTATGCTCAGCATACCTGACCAATTCACAATATACGAGGGAGGCATACTCGACGCCGCCAGCCTTGGATTCCTCCAGGTGGACAGGGAGGGAAACGTGAACTCGAGTATACTGCCTGACAGGCTGCCCGGCCCGGGCGGCTTCTCCGTGATAGCAGCTGGAAGCCCTAACCTGTACTTCGCCGGAGGATTCACCGCTGGTAAGCGAGACATTGTTGCCGAGGAGGGCAGGCTTGTAATCAGGCGGGAGGGGGATATAAGGAAGTTTGTGAGGAGCGTGTACAAGATCCTGTACAACCCCCGCTCAGCCATGGAGTACAACGACCAGGAGGTGCTCTACATAACCGAGAGAGCCGTGTTCAGGCTCGAAAGCGGCGGGCTAAGACTAGTGGAGGTGGCGCCGGGCGTGGACCTAGAGAAGGACGTGCTGAGGCACATGGAGTTCACCCCCCTGATAACAGGGAGAGTCGAAGAGATGGACAAGAGGATATTCAGGGAGAGGAAGATGGAGGTTAAGAAAGAGCTTGAGAAGGCATTGAGGGTATAG
- a CDS encoding 30S ribosomal protein S25e, producing MAKRKAQTAKEGEKQQGFKEIIPEVTEKLVAQARREVEREKWVTPHKLAQKMGIKVSIARRVLRILEEEGVLVLFTRNRRSPLYLPKKRVPTAPPRGL from the coding sequence ATGGCAAAGAGGAAGGCCCAAACGGCGAAAGAGGGCGAGAAGCAGCAGGGGTTTAAGGAGATCATACCAGAGGTTACGGAAAAGCTTGTGGCACAGGCGAGGAGGGAGGTTGAGAGGGAGAAGTGGGTTACACCTCACAAGCTAGCCCAGAAAATGGGGATAAAGGTTAGCATAGCCCGCCGGGTGCTGCGCATTCTCGAAGAAGAAGGGGTGCTAGTCCTCTTCACTAGGAACCGGAGGAGTCCCCTCTACCTACCGAAGAAGAGAGTGCCCACAGCTCCGCCGCGGGGCCTCTAG
- a CDS encoding P-loop ATPase/GTPase, with protein MKGGSLVLVAGLGEDSGKTSLAAGLLASFRSLGLEAKGFKPAGATNMWLHPEVLEETEKRGFLVTWDTLKLYRASGEDLDLRVMNPVAGFSLPPYKTVGSPSGFLLLLAGNLAVVRVSECLARGLSTIHLMADGVLQEVPRGVRKALEDAISHIKPPPFKVKPGFIAEVLGEPASKAADTCLDSLLNRGGLIVAESNSDIAAPTRGVLERSSVVLVSGWGRVYLFSGSVWRRAVEASMMGGVPWGVRTGDILSLARPERVFDIKLTTHGALDPEDGGVLAEAVLSMLEERV; from the coding sequence TTGAAGGGGGGTAGTTTAGTCCTAGTCGCTGGTCTAGGGGAGGATAGTGGTAAAACAAGTCTTGCAGCAGGATTGTTGGCTTCGTTCAGATCTCTCGGTCTCGAAGCGAAAGGCTTCAAGCCTGCTGGGGCTACTAACATGTGGCTGCATCCTGAGGTCCTGGAGGAGACGGAGAAGAGGGGCTTCCTGGTAACGTGGGACACCCTAAAGCTCTACAGAGCGTCTGGCGAGGACCTCGATTTGAGGGTTATGAACCCTGTTGCTGGCTTTTCACTCCCGCCATACAAAACCGTGGGCAGTCCGAGCGGCTTCCTACTCTTGCTGGCTGGCAATCTCGCTGTAGTTAGGGTGAGCGAGTGTCTAGCGAGGGGATTGTCCACTATACATTTAATGGCCGACGGCGTGCTACAAGAGGTGCCGAGGGGTGTTAGGAAGGCTCTTGAGGATGCTATCTCCCACATTAAACCTCCTCCCTTCAAGGTGAAGCCCGGTTTTATAGCTGAGGTTCTTGGGGAGCCTGCGTCGAAGGCTGCTGACACCTGCCTGGATAGCCTTTTAAATAGGGGCGGCCTCATTGTTGCAGAGTCAAACAGTGATATAGCCGCCCCTACCAGGGGTGTCCTGGAGAGGTCTAGTGTAGTGCTTGTGTCTGGGTGGGGTAGGGTCTATCTCTTCTCGGGGAGTGTCTGGAGGAGGGCTGTTGAAGCCTCCATGATGGGAGGCGTCCCGTGGGGTGTGAGGACGGGGGATATACTGTCGCTGGCCAGGCCCGAGAGGGTGTTCGACATAAAGCTAACCACCCACGGCGCGCTGGACCCGGAGGATGGTGGGGTGCTGGCCGAGGCCGTGCTGTCTATGCTAGAGGAACGCGTCTAA
- a CDS encoding metallophosphoesterase family protein encodes MRLVAATGDIHSPRYLNLLSHALKSWSGGEPCMVLLAGDLVERGRAHAFSPAFRLLRERFDSSVFVGVFGNEDWEREEMARLYREVVWLDDSVYTGDCGGSSVAVVGSTGSLDRLTAWQRRNMPWLADVFRRRPRVLEGLVREARREADYVILLTHYGVARATVEGEDPKIHPYLYSSSMERMLSRARPDAAVHAHAHNGRPYAIVHGVPVYNVSLPLVRRIVDVKLGRMRLDAFL; translated from the coding sequence TTGAGGCTGGTTGCCGCTACTGGCGATATCCACTCCCCGCGCTACCTTAACCTGCTCAGCCACGCCCTGAAATCGTGGAGTGGCGGAGAGCCGTGTATGGTTTTGCTCGCTGGAGATCTAGTCGAGAGGGGACGTGCCCACGCGTTCTCCCCCGCGTTTAGACTGTTAAGGGAAAGGTTCGACAGCTCGGTGTTCGTAGGCGTGTTCGGCAATGAAGACTGGGAAAGGGAGGAGATGGCCAGGCTTTACCGTGAGGTGGTTTGGCTGGATGACTCCGTCTACACAGGTGATTGTGGCGGGAGCAGCGTCGCTGTTGTAGGCTCCACAGGGTCTCTAGACAGGCTGACTGCGTGGCAGAGGAGGAATATGCCTTGGCTGGCCGACGTGTTTAGGAGGAGGCCCAGGGTTCTCGAGGGGCTCGTGAGGGAGGCGCGGCGCGAGGCTGACTATGTCATCCTTCTAACCCACTATGGAGTGGCCCGGGCCACTGTGGAGGGTGAAGACCCGAAGATACATCCTTACTTGTATAGCAGTAGTATGGAGAGGATGCTCTCCAGGGCAAGGCCAGACGCGGCTGTTCATGCACACGCCCACAACGGCAGGCCCTACGCCATTGTACACGGGGTCCCCGTCTATAACGTTAGCCTCCCGCTAGTCAGGAGAATAGTGGACGTTAAGTTGGGTAGGATGCGGTTAGACGCGTTCCTCTAG